The Bacillota bacterium genome includes the window TTACGGGCCCGAAATGCGGGGCGGTACCGCCAACTGCGGGGTTACCGTCTCCGATTCACCGATAAGCTCGCCCCTGGTTTCAGAACCAACCACGCTGATCGCCATGAACCAACCCTCGCTTGATAAATATGAAACTGCGGTTAAGTCCGGCGGCCTTATCCTTTACAACGCTTCCCTCATCAGCAGGGGGCCGGAAAGGACCGATGTACGCGTTATGGGTATAAGGGCGAACGAGATTGCGGAGGAAATCGGGAATGTTCGTTTCGCCGCCAACATCATACTCGGCGCATTCATTGAACTGACCGGGGTGGTGCGTATTACCGGCGCTTACGAGGCTCTTAAAAAGGTCCTGCCGCCTCACCGGCACAAGCTTATCCCCGCAAACCGGCAGGCATTAGAGGAAGGCGCGCGTTTTGCCCGTGGGGAATAACTTTAATATAACAGACATAATGGGGTTATGCTCTTTATGAATTGAGAGGGGTTTTATTGATAGACCAGGATCGCCTAATAAATGAATTTATCGAACTTGTACAGGTAAACAGTGTATCCGGTTACGAACGTCAGCTTTGTGACCTTCTTAAAAAAAAGCTTGCTTCCCTGGGGCTGGAGGTAAGCGAGGATAACGCAGGCGGTGTTCTTCCATCGGCAACCGGAAACATTACCGCCCGCCTTTCCGTTACTAAAAAAGCTCCGCATTTGCTTTTCTGCGCCCACATGGATACCGTGGAACCGGGCAGGGGTATTAAACCTTCAATCGACCAGGATGGTGTAATCCAGTCAAACGGCGAGACCGTTCTCGGCGCCGATGATAAAGCCGGTGTTGCCGCCATTATGGAAGCAATTCGGATTATTCAAAACGAAGGCATCAGACACGGCGGGATCACGGTTGTTTTCACGGTTCGAGAAGAGACGGGGCTTATCGGCGCAAAAGGACTGGACCCTTCAATAAACGCCGATTATGGTTTCGTGCTCGACGCAACGGGCCCGCCTGGAGCGATTGTCGTACGCGCCCCTTCGCAGGATAGAATAACCACAACCGTTCACGGGCGCACCGCGCATGCCGGTGTCAATCCGGAGGCCGGGATCAACGCCATTTACGTTGCCGCACAGTCGATCTCCGCGATGCCCCTTGGACGGATAGACCACGAAACCACGGCCAATATCGGGATCATTTGCGGCGGTAAGGCGGTGAACATAGTTCCCGATAATGTATACCTCGAGGGGGAGGTTCGAAGCCTGCAAAGCGCAAAGCGCGCCAAGTACACCGCCCGGATACGCAAAACGATTGAGGAAACCGCCCGGAAGGCGGGAGCACGGGCGGACGTCAACGTCGAGCTTCTATATGAAGGGTTCGACCTGCCGGAGAACGCCCCGGTTGTGCAATTAGGAAAGCAGGCGGTTATCAGATGCGGGCTGGAACCGTCCATCACTCATAGCGGCGGCGGCAGTGACGCCAATATTTTAAACGCGCGCGGAATTCCTACAATTAACCTTGCCACCGGCATGGAAAATGTGCATACCACCAGAGAACAAATTACGGTGAACGACATCATAAATCTGACCCGGCTGGTCCTGGAAATAATCCAACTTGCATAACAACGGGAGGATGTTTCCGGAAATATTGCGGTAAACGTTTTCACAAAGGTGTGGTCATATGCGATTTGTAAAGATGCACGGTTTAGGAAACGATTTTGTGATTGTAGAGGCGGATGAACTTCCGTCGAATACGCCCGACCTGGCCCGCAGAATATGCGACCGTCACTTCGGCGTAGGCGCCGACGGGCTTGTTTTCATAATGCCTTCGCATCCCGCGGACCTGCGGATGCAAATATTTAATCCGGACGGCTCGGAGGCGGAGATGTGCGGAAACGCCATACGCTGTATATCAAAACACGCCTTTCAATCGGGCCTTACCGACAAACCGAACCTGACCGTAGAAACCGGAGCGGGCATACTTCGCCCGCGTCTGATATTTAATGACAATAAGATAAATGAAATAGAAGTCGATATGGGAGAGCCGATCCTGGAACGAAACCTGATACCTATGAACGGCCCGCCGGGAAGGGTAGTCGACGAACCCTTATCCGTCGCAGCGCTTACCTTCCGGGTAACCGCGGTGTCTTTCGGCAATCCCCACTGTGTCATTTTTATTCCGGACGTAAAGGACATAGCGATCGATATTCTTGGTCCCGAAATAGAGAATCACCCGGCGTTCCCCCGCCGCACCAACGTCGAGTTTGTTCAGATAATCAACCCGCAGGAAATACGCGTTCTTGTCTGGGAACGGGGCGCAGGAGCCACCCTGGCTTGCGGGACCGGCGCCTGTGCGAGCGCGGTAGCGGCAAACTTAAACGGCCTCACGGGACGCAGCGTGAGAGTAGTCGTTCCCGGGGGGGCACTGTCCATCGACTGGGGTGATAACAATCATATTTATATGACCGGTCCCGCCACGGAAGTATTTCGGGGGGATTGGCCGGAAGAACCTGTTTAGATCCCTTCAGCATAACTCTAAAAATTACTATGCACAGAAAACCAAGGAGTTTGACATGCCGCATTCAACGTCACCACGAATAATAAAAATGTAGAGCAATGCGTTACTTATCGAAGCGCCCACCGATAGAAGAAGTATTTTCCTAGGAGGTTGTTAGCTTTGCCCGAAGTCGCGCAAAGGGTGAAAAGCCTTCCCCCATATCTTTTCGCCCGCATAGAACAACTTATAGACCAGAAGAAGGCTGCAGGGGTTGATATTATCAGCCTGGGTATCGGAGATCCCGACGAGCCGACGCCGGAGCACATCTGCGCCGAAGCCTCCCGTCAGGTGCATGTCCGGGAAAATCATCAGTATCCCTCTTCCGTCGGTATGCTATCTTTTAGGGAAGCGGTGGCCCGGTGGTACAACGGTCGCTTCGGCGTCAATCTGGAACCGAAAACCGAAGTCGTCTCCCTGATCGGTTCCAAGGAAGGCATCGCGCACGTCGCATGGTGTTATGTAAACCCAGGCGATACGGTGCTCGTTCCCGACCCGGGATATCCGGTTTATGCCGGCGGGACCATTCTAGCCGGAGGCATCCCGTATCTGATGCCTCTTTTGCCTGAAAATCGATTTTTACCGCGTCTTGAAGATATCCCCGGCGAAACGGCCCGGAAAGCCAAGATCATGTTTCTCAACTATCCGAACAACCCCACCGCCGCCGTTGCCGATAAGGGTTTCTTTGAAAATGTGGTGGCCTTCGCCCGGGAGTACGATATCCTTGTTTGCCACGATGCCGCTTACATCGATGTGGCATATGAGGGTTATCGCCCGCCGAGCTTCCTCGAAACACAGGGGGCCAAGGATGTCGGGATCGAATTTTGTTCTGTTTCAAAGCCTTACAACATGACTGGCTGGCGATGCGGCTGGGCGGCGGGTAGACGCGACGCCGTGGAGGTGCTGGGAAGGCTCAAGTCAAACATCGATTCCGGGATTTTTCAGGCTATACAGTTCGCCGCCACAGCCGCGCTGACCGGCGATCAGGAGTGCGTCGCCAAAACAAACGCCCTATACCAGAAGAGGAGGGATACGGCGGTCGCCGCGTTAAGGGAGATGGGCTGGCATATTGACCCGCCTATGGCGACCTTCTACCTGTGGCTGCCGGTGCCTAAAGGTCAAACGGCGGAATCCTTCGCCGAATATCTGATAGACAACGCGGGCGTGGTAATAACGCCGGGAACCGGATACGGAAAGTACGGCGACGGCTATTATCGCATCTCATTAACCATAGCCGGCAACCGTCTCCGGGAAGCCATGACAAGGATGAAGCGGATTCTGGGAAAGATCGAGTTTTAGTTACG containing:
- a CDS encoding LL-diaminopimelate aminotransferase — encoded protein: MPEVAQRVKSLPPYLFARIEQLIDQKKAAGVDIISLGIGDPDEPTPEHICAEASRQVHVRENHQYPSSVGMLSFREAVARWYNGRFGVNLEPKTEVVSLIGSKEGIAHVAWCYVNPGDTVLVPDPGYPVYAGGTILAGGIPYLMPLLPENRFLPRLEDIPGETARKAKIMFLNYPNNPTAAVADKGFFENVVAFAREYDILVCHDAAYIDVAYEGYRPPSFLETQGAKDVGIEFCSVSKPYNMTGWRCGWAAGRRDAVEVLGRLKSNIDSGIFQAIQFAATAALTGDQECVAKTNALYQKRRDTAVAALREMGWHIDPPMATFYLWLPVPKGQTAESFAEYLIDNAGVVITPGTGYGKYGDGYYRISLTIAGNRLREAMTRMKRILGKIEF
- a CDS encoding 2-oxoacid:acceptor oxidoreductase family protein — its product is MLEEVLLAGFGGQGILSTGMVLAYAGMAEGLQVSWMPAYGPEMRGGTANCGVTVSDSPISSPLVSEPTTLIAMNQPSLDKYETAVKSGGLILYNASLISRGPERTDVRVMGIRANEIAEEIGNVRFAANIILGAFIELTGVVRITGAYEALKKVLPPHRHKLIPANRQALEEGARFARGE
- a CDS encoding M20/M25/M40 family metallo-hydrolase, with the protein product MIDQDRLINEFIELVQVNSVSGYERQLCDLLKKKLASLGLEVSEDNAGGVLPSATGNITARLSVTKKAPHLLFCAHMDTVEPGRGIKPSIDQDGVIQSNGETVLGADDKAGVAAIMEAIRIIQNEGIRHGGITVVFTVREETGLIGAKGLDPSINADYGFVLDATGPPGAIVVRAPSQDRITTTVHGRTAHAGVNPEAGINAIYVAAQSISAMPLGRIDHETTANIGIICGGKAVNIVPDNVYLEGEVRSLQSAKRAKYTARIRKTIEETARKAGARADVNVELLYEGFDLPENAPVVQLGKQAVIRCGLEPSITHSGGGSDANILNARGIPTINLATGMENVHTTREQITVNDIINLTRLVLEIIQLA
- the dapF gene encoding diaminopimelate epimerase, producing the protein MRFVKMHGLGNDFVIVEADELPSNTPDLARRICDRHFGVGADGLVFIMPSHPADLRMQIFNPDGSEAEMCGNAIRCISKHAFQSGLTDKPNLTVETGAGILRPRLIFNDNKINEIEVDMGEPILERNLIPMNGPPGRVVDEPLSVAALTFRVTAVSFGNPHCVIFIPDVKDIAIDILGPEIENHPAFPRRTNVEFVQIINPQEIRVLVWERGAGATLACGTGACASAVAANLNGLTGRSVRVVVPGGALSIDWGDNNHIYMTGPATEVFRGDWPEEPV